AAGAACCTGACTTTTTTAAGATAACGGTCGATTTTGGAGATGCTCTTCAGGATTTTCACATAGGTTGTGGTGCCGTTGCCGTTCCCGGCAATGTTGCTGGTCTTTTAAGGGTTCACAAGGAAAAGGGAATACTTCCGCTTGAAGAGGTTTTGAAACCGGCAATTAAATATGCTACTGAAGGTGTGAATCTTTCTATTTTACAGGCTTCTTTTGTAAAGCTTCTTGCTCCGATTTTTACTGCTACTGAAGGTTCAAGAAGGATTTTTGCTCCTGATGGAAGGCTGATTGATGACAAAACAGTTTTTAAGAATCACCAGTATGGAGAATTTCTTAAATTACTGATAGATAAAGGACAATGGGTTTTTTATGAAGGTGAAGTAGCCGACAGGATAGAAGAACTTTCTGTAAGGTATCACGGGCATATAAGAAAGAAAGATCTTGAAAGGTACAAAGTTGTTGAAAGAAAGCCTTTAAGTTTCAAGTTTAAAGATCTTGATGTTTTGACAAATCCTCCGCCGTTTCCAGGTGGAATTCTTATAGCTTTTACATTAAAACTTCTTGAGAATGAAGAGTTAGTCTCTTTCGGGTCGAAAGAGCACCTGCTCAAGCTTGTTAAAGCTATGGAGGAGACTCAAGTTTTCAGAGAGCAATTTGTTGATGATGGAATTTCAGAAGATTTTTATGGGTTTCTGAAAGAGGAATTTTTGTCCGAATATAAAAAGAAAGTTAATCGGTTTGGGAACACAACACATGTAAGTGTTATAGATAAGGAAGGGAATGCTGCTTCCATAACGACAACTAATGGAGAAGGTTCTGGTTACATTATTCCTGAAACGGGGATTATGTTGAACAACATGTTGGGTGAAGAAGATTTAAATCCGAAAGGTTTTTTTAAATGGCCTCCTTATATTCGTCTTCCATCAATGATGTCTCCTACAATTGTCGTTGAGAATGGAGAACCAAAACTTGTGCTTGGAAGCGCCGGAAGTAACAAGATAAGAAGCGCTATTGTCAATGTTATTTTAAACTGTGTTGTTTTTGGAATGGATATTAAAAGTGCTGTTGATTCTCCGCGAATTCATTATGAAAAAGGGACGGTTTTTATAGAACCGGGTTTTGAGGGGAAAGTTCTTGAGGAACTAAGAAAGATTTATAAAGATTTGGTTGAATTTTCGTCTTTAAATCTCTTTTTTGGCGGTGTCCAGGCTGTTAATTCCAGTTTTCAAGGTGCGGGGGATCCACGTAGAGGAGGATATTGTATTAAAGTTTTCTGAATTAATATTGTGTTAAGATTTAGATTTTGCATAATTTTTTAAATTTTCTTGCTGATTTGCTTGTTTTGATGTATATTTAATTTGTAGATTTGCTAATTATAAGGAGTTATAGATTGGAAGTTGTTGGTTTAACAGCTTTCCTGGTGGT
The sequence above is a segment of the Desulfurobacterium indicum genome. Coding sequences within it:
- a CDS encoding gamma-glutamyltransferase family protein translates to MKGIIAAGDRLTAKAGAGVLRKGGNAFDAVVAAVFASYMAEPALTSPAGGGFLLAFEQGKTPVVYDFFVDVPPYREEEPDFFKITVDFGDALQDFHIGCGAVAVPGNVAGLLRVHKEKGILPLEEVLKPAIKYATEGVNLSILQASFVKLLAPIFTATEGSRRIFAPDGRLIDDKTVFKNHQYGEFLKLLIDKGQWVFYEGEVADRIEELSVRYHGHIRKKDLERYKVVERKPLSFKFKDLDVLTNPPPFPGGILIAFTLKLLENEELVSFGSKEHLLKLVKAMEETQVFREQFVDDGISEDFYGFLKEEFLSEYKKKVNRFGNTTHVSVIDKEGNAASITTTNGEGSGYIIPETGIMLNNMLGEEDLNPKGFFKWPPYIRLPSMMSPTIVVENGEPKLVLGSAGSNKIRSAIVNVILNCVVFGMDIKSAVDSPRIHYEKGTVFIEPGFEGKVLEELRKIYKDLVEFSSLNLFFGGVQAVNSSFQGAGDPRRGGYCIKVF